In one Microbacterium invictum genomic region, the following are encoded:
- a CDS encoding long-chain fatty acid--CoA ligase yields the protein MHNHGIGAWAATRRRKSPDRVAIVAGDLQVTYGQFADQVDRISSVLRHRGLGRGDAVAYIGENCPEFLEVMFAAAALGAVFVPVNTRLAPPEVAHVLVDSGARVVIVDPALRERAQPGIDQARIGDVIPTGEGDAQHPGLDLLVRGASAGHADEQVGPDDVSPDHPAAIIYTSGTTGKAKGAVLTHGNLTWVALNCIIDYDVVSTDIALMISPLFHVASLGMGALPVFLKGGTLVLEKGFDPGRALALIAEHRVTMLSGVPTTYQLMADHPDWAGTDLSSLRKLTCGGSAVPTRILNAYEERGLSFSQGYGMTETSPGATSLAPEMTREKQGSVGLPHFFTEVRIADEQGAMVPRGTVGEIEISGPNVFAGYLNLPDATAAAFTADGWFRSGDLGYLDADGYLFIADRLKDMIISGGENIYPAEVENLISDLPGVTGVAVIGVPDERWGEVPWAILTLAPGTEASLDDVRAHLDGRIARYKIPKNVVVVDELPRTASGKVRKAELRTRFGGEGRLRAEPPR from the coding sequence ATGCACAACCACGGCATCGGGGCGTGGGCGGCCACGCGCCGCCGGAAGAGCCCCGACAGGGTGGCGATCGTCGCCGGCGACCTGCAGGTGACCTACGGGCAGTTCGCCGACCAGGTCGACCGCATCTCGTCGGTGCTGCGTCACCGGGGGCTGGGGCGCGGCGATGCGGTGGCCTACATCGGGGAGAACTGCCCCGAGTTCCTCGAGGTGATGTTCGCCGCTGCGGCGCTCGGTGCGGTGTTCGTGCCGGTGAACACCCGGCTCGCACCGCCCGAGGTCGCCCACGTGCTCGTCGACTCGGGCGCGCGCGTCGTGATCGTCGACCCGGCCCTGCGCGAACGCGCCCAGCCGGGGATCGATCAGGCCCGCATCGGCGACGTCATCCCGACCGGCGAGGGTGACGCGCAGCATCCGGGACTGGATCTTCTTGTGCGGGGGGCGTCGGCGGGCCACGCCGACGAGCAGGTCGGTCCCGACGACGTGTCACCCGATCACCCGGCGGCGATCATCTACACCTCCGGCACGACGGGCAAGGCCAAGGGCGCCGTCCTCACCCACGGCAACCTCACCTGGGTGGCGCTGAACTGCATCATCGACTACGACGTCGTCTCGACCGACATCGCACTGATGATCTCGCCGCTGTTCCACGTCGCCTCGCTCGGGATGGGAGCGCTGCCGGTGTTCCTCAAGGGGGGCACCCTCGTGCTGGAGAAGGGCTTCGACCCCGGCCGGGCGCTCGCGCTCATCGCCGAGCACCGGGTGACGATGCTGAGCGGGGTGCCCACGACGTATCAGCTGATGGCCGATCACCCCGACTGGGCCGGCACCGACCTGTCGTCGCTGCGCAAGCTCACCTGCGGCGGATCGGCCGTGCCCACCCGCATCCTCAACGCCTACGAGGAGCGGGGTCTGTCGTTCTCGCAGGGATACGGGATGACCGAGACCTCGCCCGGGGCGACCTCGCTCGCGCCCGAGATGACGCGCGAGAAGCAGGGGAGCGTGGGGCTGCCGCACTTCTTCACCGAGGTGCGGATCGCCGACGAGCAGGGCGCGATGGTGCCGCGCGGCACGGTGGGCGAGATCGAGATCTCGGGACCGAACGTGTTCGCGGGGTACCTGAATCTGCCGGATGCCACGGCCGCGGCGTTCACCGCCGACGGGTGGTTCCGCTCGGGCGACCTCGGGTACCTCGACGCCGACGGGTACCTCTTCATCGCCGACCGGCTGAAGGACATGATCATCTCCGGCGGCGAGAACATCTACCCCGCCGAGGTCGAGAACCTCATCAGCGACCTGCCCGGGGTGACCGGTGTCGCGGTGATCGGGGTGCCCGACGAGCGGTGGGGCGAGGTGCCGTGGGCGATCCTGACGCTGGCGCCGGGCACCGAGGCCTCGCTCGACGACGTGCGGGCGCATCTGGATGGGCGGATCGCTCGGTACAAGATCCCGAAGAACGTCGTCGTGGTCGACGAGCTGCCCCGCACGGCCTCGGGGAAGGTGCGCAAGGCCGAGCTTCGTACCCGCTTCGGCGGGGAGGGGCGCCTGCGGGCCGAGCCTCCGAGATGA
- a CDS encoding ABC transporter ATP-binding protein: MPETLLEVQNLKKVYEAATGNVEAIGDISFRMKAGELVCIVGPSGCGKTTLLKCIAGLLRPTAGSVELDGQAVTNPPESMALVFQEYGRSLYPWLTVRGNVELPLKHKRMSRADRDRLVDDALKAVGLDHADKSYPWRLSGGMQQRVAIARAVAYQPEVLIMDEPFAAVDAQTRADLEDLVRTLHRERGMSILFVTHDIDESVYLGERVVVLSKSPTWVQEDLAIDLPPARDQITTRAMPRFTELRTHVYEQIQRAKRGEAVRPGAVA; this comes from the coding sequence GTGCCTGAAACGCTGCTCGAGGTCCAGAACCTCAAGAAGGTCTACGAGGCGGCGACCGGGAACGTCGAAGCCATCGGCGACATCAGCTTCCGGATGAAGGCCGGCGAGCTGGTCTGCATCGTGGGGCCCTCCGGCTGCGGCAAGACGACCCTGCTGAAGTGCATCGCGGGGCTCCTGCGCCCGACCGCCGGCTCGGTGGAACTCGACGGCCAAGCCGTGACGAACCCGCCCGAGAGCATGGCGCTGGTGTTCCAGGAGTACGGCCGGTCGCTGTACCCGTGGCTGACCGTGCGTGGGAACGTCGAGCTGCCGTTGAAGCACAAGCGGATGTCACGGGCCGACCGCGACCGCCTCGTCGACGACGCACTGAAGGCCGTCGGCCTGGACCACGCCGACAAGAGCTACCCCTGGCGGCTGTCGGGCGGGATGCAGCAGCGCGTCGCGATCGCGCGGGCCGTGGCCTATCAGCCCGAGGTGCTGATCATGGACGAGCCGTTCGCGGCCGTCGACGCCCAGACCCGCGCCGATCTCGAGGACCTGGTGCGGACGCTCCACCGCGAGCGCGGCATGTCCATCCTCTTCGTCACCCACGACATCGACGAGTCGGTCTACCTCGGCGAGCGGGTCGTCGTGCTCTCGAAGTCGCCGACCTGGGTGCAGGAGGATCTCGCGATCGACCTGCCGCCCGCGCGAGACCAGATCACGACGCGCGCGATGCCCCGCTTCACCGAGCTGCGCACCCACGTGTACGAGCAGATCCAGCGCGCCAAGCGCGGCGAGGCCGTGAGGCCGGGCGCGGTGGCGTGA
- a CDS encoding amidohydrolase family protein, with the protein MRYEPAIDVDAITAIDVHVHIEVDGHGHHSLPDDLVAAASRYFSADGPRPDLDSVADYYRDRKMAAVVFTVDAETGLGHPPISSAEIAAGAARHNDVLIPFGSVDPHRTDAADRVRALIDDGGVRGFKFHPTVQGFDPSDERWYPLYEILQDAGVVALFHTGQTGIGAGLPGGRGMRLGLSNPMLLDPVAADFPDLQIIMAHPSVPWQDEALSVATHKHNTWIDLSGWSPKYFPESLVRAANSYLKTRVLFGSDFPLLTPDRWQRDAAATTLKPEVMPGILKDNAVRLLGLAP; encoded by the coding sequence ATGAGGTACGAGCCCGCGATCGACGTCGACGCGATCACCGCGATCGACGTGCACGTGCACATCGAGGTCGACGGGCACGGACATCACTCCCTTCCCGACGACCTCGTCGCCGCGGCATCCCGGTACTTCTCCGCCGACGGCCCCCGCCCCGACCTCGACTCCGTGGCCGACTACTACCGCGACCGGAAGATGGCCGCCGTCGTCTTCACCGTCGACGCCGAGACCGGCCTCGGCCACCCCCCCATTTCGAGCGCCGAGATCGCCGCAGGCGCCGCCCGTCACAACGACGTCCTCATCCCGTTCGGGTCGGTCGATCCGCACCGAACCGATGCCGCCGACCGCGTGCGCGCACTCATCGATGACGGCGGGGTGCGCGGGTTCAAGTTCCACCCCACGGTGCAGGGCTTCGACCCGTCGGACGAGCGATGGTATCCGCTGTACGAGATCCTGCAGGATGCCGGTGTGGTCGCCCTCTTCCACACCGGCCAGACCGGCATCGGGGCGGGGCTCCCCGGCGGGCGCGGGATGCGCCTGGGCCTGTCGAATCCGATGCTCCTCGACCCCGTCGCGGCCGACTTCCCCGATCTGCAGATCATCATGGCCCACCCCTCGGTGCCCTGGCAGGACGAGGCGCTGTCGGTGGCGACGCACAAGCACAACACCTGGATCGACCTGTCGGGGTGGAGCCCGAAGTACTTCCCCGAGTCGCTCGTGCGGGCGGCGAACTCGTACCTGAAGACGCGCGTGCTGTTCGGGTCGGACTTCCCCCTCCTCACCCCCGACCGTTGGCAGCGCGACGCCGCCGCGACCACCCTGAAGCCCGAGGTCATGCCCGGCATCCTCAAAGACAACGCGGTGCGGCTCCTCGGTCTCGCACCCTGA
- a CDS encoding MaoC family dehydratase: MTTTVSYDDVAGLAGTDLGYTDWLEVTQDRVNLFADATDDHQWIHVDPARAAEGPFGAPIAHGFLSLSLTVKFWSELFDVTGVSTRVNYGLDKVRFVSPVKVGAQVRMTAVIAEVTEVRGGYQFAVDQTIEIEGAEKPAVVARGLYRFYA; this comes from the coding sequence ATGACCACCACCGTCAGCTACGACGACGTCGCCGGCCTCGCCGGCACCGACCTCGGCTACACCGACTGGCTCGAGGTCACCCAGGACCGGGTGAACCTCTTCGCCGACGCCACCGACGACCACCAGTGGATCCACGTCGATCCCGCCCGCGCGGCGGAGGGACCCTTCGGCGCGCCGATCGCGCACGGGTTCCTCTCGCTGTCGCTGACGGTGAAGTTCTGGTCGGAGCTGTTCGACGTCACCGGCGTCAGCACGCGTGTGAACTACGGCCTGGACAAGGTGCGCTTCGTCTCGCCGGTGAAGGTCGGCGCGCAGGTGCGCATGACCGCGGTCATCGCCGAGGTCACCGAGGTCAGGGGCGGCTACCAGTTCGCCGTCGACCAGACCATCGAGATCGAGGGCGCCGAGAAGCCCGCCGTCGTGGCCCGGGGGCTGTATCGCTTCTACGCCTGA
- a CDS encoding ABC transporter permease, giving the protein MTLYTSTVVTPKPRSRRWAKLGSGIGYALGFPLLLLVIWGVWSSFATTPFFPSPLVIAEAFVETWIGPALVSDVLPSLGRLVVGAALSIVVGIVAGLVIGLTRWLSELLEPTLEFFRAIPPPVLIPIVAVLLGPTDSMKIVVIVAGSLWPVLLNTIDGVRATDSVMTETARSFALTPGERIRYLVLPAASPRIMTGVRQALSIALILMVISEMFYSSSGLGYRIVFFQRNYLIAEMWSGILLLGLIGVLLATIFGFVERRVLRWYHGIKEVERA; this is encoded by the coding sequence GTGACCCTCTACACCAGCACCGTCGTGACGCCGAAGCCCCGCTCGCGTCGCTGGGCCAAGCTCGGCTCGGGCATCGGATACGCCCTCGGCTTCCCGCTGCTGCTCCTCGTCATCTGGGGCGTCTGGTCGTCGTTCGCCACGACCCCGTTCTTCCCGAGCCCGCTCGTCATCGCCGAGGCGTTCGTGGAGACGTGGATCGGGCCGGCACTCGTCTCCGACGTGCTCCCGAGCCTCGGGCGGCTCGTCGTCGGTGCGGCGCTGTCCATCGTCGTCGGCATCGTCGCCGGCCTCGTCATCGGACTCACCCGGTGGCTGAGCGAACTCCTCGAGCCGACCCTGGAGTTCTTCCGCGCCATCCCGCCACCGGTCCTGATCCCGATCGTGGCCGTGCTCCTCGGGCCCACCGACTCGATGAAGATCGTCGTCATCGTCGCCGGGTCGCTCTGGCCGGTGCTGCTGAACACCATCGACGGCGTGCGTGCGACAGACAGCGTCATGACCGAGACCGCCCGCTCGTTCGCGCTGACGCCGGGCGAACGCATCCGTTATCTCGTCCTTCCGGCCGCGAGCCCGCGCATCATGACCGGGGTTCGCCAGGCCCTGTCGATCGCGCTGATCCTCATGGTCATCTCCGAGATGTTCTACTCCTCGTCGGGGCTCGGCTATCGCATCGTCTTCTTCCAGCGGAACTACCTCATCGCCGAGATGTGGAGCGGCATCTTGCTGCTCGGCCTCATCGGCGTGCTGCTCGCCACGATCTTCGGATTCGTCGAGCGGCGGGTGCTGCGCTGGTACCACGGAATCAAGGAGGTGGAGCGTGCCTGA
- a CDS encoding SDR family NAD(P)-dependent oxidoreductase → MSLHGKVAVVTGSGRGLGLAYAQELARQGASVVINDVDAATADAAVKSITDAGGSAVAVVAPVGPTETAEQLVQTAVDAFGRLDILVTNAGVLRDTVLWKMSDDDFDTVIGVHLRGTFTCVRAAATYMRANEIAGRIICIGSPTGQRGNFGQTNYAAAKAGIVGMVRTWALELKKAGITANAVIPVAATAMTATVPYFAAAVEADEKGEAMPAFFRHDLGFGTSDDVAGLIAFLASDAAAGISGQAIGIGGDRLQLWSHPEAVATAYRDGGWTYDALVDGFTGAVGDLQSVGERFPPLPEDLQR, encoded by the coding sequence ATGTCACTTCACGGCAAAGTCGCGGTCGTCACCGGCTCGGGTCGCGGCCTGGGTCTGGCCTACGCTCAGGAACTCGCACGGCAGGGCGCATCGGTCGTCATCAACGATGTCGACGCGGCCACCGCGGATGCCGCCGTGAAGAGCATCACCGACGCCGGGGGCTCCGCCGTCGCCGTCGTCGCCCCGGTCGGCCCGACCGAGACCGCCGAGCAGCTGGTCCAGACCGCCGTCGACGCCTTCGGGCGCCTCGACATCCTCGTCACCAACGCCGGGGTGCTCCGCGACACCGTGCTGTGGAAGATGAGCGACGACGACTTCGACACCGTCATCGGCGTGCACCTGCGCGGCACCTTCACCTGCGTCCGGGCCGCGGCGACCTACATGCGCGCGAACGAGATCGCGGGGCGCATCATCTGCATCGGCTCCCCCACCGGACAGCGCGGCAACTTCGGACAGACCAACTACGCCGCCGCCAAGGCCGGCATCGTCGGGATGGTCCGCACCTGGGCGCTGGAGCTGAAGAAGGCCGGGATCACCGCCAACGCGGTCATCCCGGTCGCCGCGACGGCGATGACGGCGACCGTGCCCTACTTCGCCGCCGCCGTCGAGGCCGACGAGAAGGGCGAGGCGATGCCGGCGTTCTTCCGTCACGACCTCGGCTTCGGCACCTCCGACGACGTCGCCGGCCTCATCGCCTTCCTCGCCTCCGACGCCGCCGCGGGCATCTCGGGCCAGGCGATCGGCATCGGCGGCGACCGCCTGCAGCTGTGGTCGCACCCCGAAGCGGTCGCGACCGCGTACCGCGACGGCGGCTGGACCTACGACGCGCTCGTCGACGGCTTCACCGGGGCCGTCGGCGATCTGCAGAGCGTCGGCGAGCGGTTCCCGCCGCTTCCCGAGGATCTGCAGCGGTGA
- a CDS encoding MFS transporter yields the protein MTSPVRPPTREPGRTPSQTPARTTALTVILVVAMCLVAANMRPTITALGPVLDQIGADTGLSLATLGVLAAVPLAAWALFSPLAHDVARRFGLGGAILGALVLLLAGAVVRSLPGPVALLWIGTALIGMALAVVNVLMPAVVKRDFSARVPLMMAVYTALLGGFGALASGIVVPLSHLSAAGGELGWRWALALVGGVLLPPAIAGWAVASRRRRADATARAPRRSTGIWRDRVAWLVAAYMGLQSAMFYMSVTWFAAISVSTGRSEVAAGVDVMLYQLFSTAGALLLPLLLRGRFERWAPAAIPVLAVIGTVGLMIAPNLITGWVVLIGLSSGASLGMSLTLMAVRARDHVASSALSGMAQSVGYLVAAAGPIVFGALFSATGSWLWPLGLLLVVLVGQSVVGVFAGRPRFVRG from the coding sequence ATGACCTCACCGGTGCGGCCTCCCACGCGCGAGCCGGGGCGCACGCCGTCGCAGACGCCGGCGCGCACCACGGCGCTCACCGTCATCCTCGTCGTCGCGATGTGCCTGGTGGCGGCCAACATGCGCCCGACGATCACGGCTCTCGGGCCGGTCCTCGATCAGATCGGCGCCGACACCGGCCTCTCCCTCGCCACGCTCGGCGTGCTCGCCGCCGTGCCGCTGGCCGCGTGGGCACTGTTCTCGCCCCTCGCGCACGACGTCGCGCGCCGCTTCGGCCTCGGCGGCGCGATCCTCGGCGCCCTCGTGCTGCTCCTCGCCGGCGCGGTCGTGCGGTCCCTCCCCGGCCCCGTCGCGCTGCTGTGGATCGGCACCGCCCTCATCGGCATGGCGCTCGCGGTCGTGAACGTCCTCATGCCCGCGGTCGTCAAGCGCGACTTCTCGGCGCGCGTCCCCCTGATGATGGCGGTCTACACCGCCCTCCTCGGCGGTTTCGGCGCCCTGGCGTCCGGGATCGTCGTCCCGCTGTCCCACCTCTCCGCCGCCGGCGGCGAGCTCGGGTGGCGGTGGGCGCTCGCGCTCGTCGGCGGCGTCCTCCTCCCCCCGGCCATCGCCGGCTGGGCGGTCGCATCCCGACGCAGAAGAGCGGATGCCACGGCACGCGCGCCCCGCCGCAGCACCGGGATCTGGCGCGACCGCGTCGCCTGGCTGGTCGCGGCCTACATGGGCCTGCAGTCGGCGATGTTCTACATGAGCGTCACCTGGTTCGCCGCGATCTCGGTCTCGACCGGGCGGAGCGAAGTCGCCGCCGGCGTCGACGTGATGCTCTACCAGTTGTTCTCCACCGCCGGGGCCCTGCTCCTGCCACTGCTGCTGCGGGGCCGGTTCGAGCGGTGGGCGCCGGCGGCCATCCCGGTGCTCGCGGTGATCGGCACCGTCGGCCTCATGATCGCGCCGAACCTCATCACCGGGTGGGTGGTGCTCATCGGACTGTCCTCGGGCGCGTCGCTCGGCATGTCACTGACCCTCATGGCGGTGCGCGCCCGCGATCACGTCGCGTCGTCGGCACTGTCGGGGATGGCGCAGTCGGTCGGCTACCTCGTCGCCGCTGCCGGGCCGATCGTCTTCGGCGCCCTCTTCTCCGCGACCGGGTCGTGGCTGTGGCCGCTCGGCCTGCTGCTCGTCGTCCTCGTCGGCCAGAGCGTCGTGGGCGTGTTCGCCGGACGCCCGAGATTCGTGCGGGGCTGA
- a CDS encoding PaaX family transcriptional regulator C-terminal domain-containing protein, which produces MSSPVLRSAPPDRTVLTRKPRQLLLAFFGEYVCDRYFEPLRASVLLSVLEGAGVTGPAVRTNLDRMVFSGLVERRRLGREIGFVLTPHGSDVLREASHRVHSPTPFARDGEGWTLVTFSVPEHQRTLRHRLRAALTWSGFAPLRDGLWIAPGEVDLAAALAAIIPDLKPGSVTAFAARQLEGFPMGEAVRTAWDIASIRRAHHEFLAQWDDEVDPDAPGALATRILLVADWLALLRADPALPAQYMDDDWPAERSLELFTRRHRELAFPAVREFAALVG; this is translated from the coding sequence GTGAGCTCCCCCGTCCTCCGGTCGGCGCCGCCCGACCGCACCGTCCTCACGCGCAAGCCGCGCCAGTTGCTGCTGGCGTTCTTCGGCGAGTACGTGTGCGACCGCTACTTCGAGCCGCTGCGGGCGAGCGTCCTGCTGAGTGTGCTGGAGGGGGCGGGGGTCACCGGCCCCGCGGTGCGGACGAACCTCGACCGGATGGTCTTCAGCGGGCTCGTCGAGAGGCGGCGCCTGGGCCGCGAGATCGGGTTCGTGCTCACCCCGCATGGCAGCGACGTGCTGCGCGAGGCGTCGCATCGCGTGCACAGCCCGACCCCGTTCGCCCGGGACGGGGAGGGGTGGACGCTGGTGACCTTCAGCGTCCCCGAGCATCAGCGGACCCTCCGCCACCGCCTGCGCGCGGCCCTCACCTGGTCGGGGTTCGCGCCGCTGCGCGACGGACTGTGGATCGCCCCGGGAGAGGTCGACCTTGCCGCGGCCCTGGCCGCCATCATCCCGGATCTGAAGCCCGGCTCGGTGACGGCGTTCGCCGCCCGGCAGCTCGAGGGCTTCCCGATGGGGGAGGCGGTGCGCACTGCGTGGGACATCGCGTCGATCCGGCGCGCGCACCACGAGTTCCTCGCCCAGTGGGATGACGAGGTCGACCCCGACGCTCCCGGGGCGCTCGCCACCCGCATCCTGCTCGTCGCCGACTGGCTGGCGCTGCTGCGGGCCGATCCGGCGCTGCCGGCGCAGTACATGGATGACGACTGGCCGGCGGAGCGCTCGCTCGAGCTCTTCACTCGCCGCCACCGGGAGCTGGCGTTCCCGGCGGTGCGCGAGTTCGCAGCCCTCGTCGGGTGA
- a CDS encoding FAD-dependent oxidoreductase — MHTTVFERRPPAASVIDHALRATRHSVFWLDDITPPSYPRLLGTHLADLVVVGAGYAGLWTALRAKERDPGRRVIVVEARTVGWAASGRNGGFCEASLTHGHDNGATRWPDEIGRLDELGRENLDAIGETVARYGMDAEFERAGTLSVAVEPHQIEWLAEEEGFLDAAATRALVDSPTYLAGAWERDETALVHPGKLAAELARVAVAAGVEIFEHSRVVDIDSEAGSRPIVRTKDGAVRAAAVALATNVFPSLLTRTRLLTVPVYDYVLMTEPLTAEQKAAIGWEGRQGIADLANQFHYYRLTRDDRILFGGYDAIYHYGRKVRPAYEERASSYRTLASHFFTTFPQLEGLRFSHRWSGPIDTCSRFCAFYGVARGGTVAYAAGFTGLGVGATRFAADVMLDLLGGTPTERTELKMVKDKPIPFPPEPVAALGVTLTKWSLDRADHNQGRRNLLLRTLDAVGMGFDS, encoded by the coding sequence ATGCACACCACCGTCTTCGAACGCCGCCCGCCCGCCGCCTCGGTGATCGACCACGCGCTCCGCGCGACCCGCCACAGCGTGTTCTGGCTCGACGACATCACCCCGCCCTCCTACCCGCGACTGCTCGGCACGCACCTCGCCGACCTCGTCGTGGTCGGGGCCGGATACGCGGGCCTGTGGACCGCGCTGCGCGCGAAGGAGCGCGACCCCGGCCGACGCGTCATCGTCGTCGAGGCCCGCACCGTCGGCTGGGCGGCCTCGGGCCGCAACGGCGGCTTCTGCGAGGCGAGCCTGACCCACGGGCACGACAACGGTGCCACCCGCTGGCCCGACGAGATCGGGCGCCTCGACGAACTCGGCCGCGAGAACCTCGACGCCATCGGCGAGACCGTCGCCCGCTACGGCATGGACGCCGAGTTCGAACGCGCCGGCACCCTCTCGGTTGCCGTCGAACCCCACCAGATCGAGTGGCTGGCCGAGGAGGAGGGCTTCCTGGATGCCGCGGCGACGCGCGCCCTCGTCGACTCCCCCACCTACCTCGCGGGCGCCTGGGAGCGCGACGAGACCGCCCTCGTCCACCCCGGAAAGCTCGCGGCCGAGCTCGCGCGGGTCGCCGTGGCCGCGGGGGTGGAGATCTTCGAGCACTCTCGCGTGGTCGACATCGACTCCGAGGCGGGGAGCCGCCCGATCGTCCGCACGAAGGACGGCGCGGTCCGAGCCGCCGCCGTGGCCCTGGCGACGAACGTCTTCCCCTCGCTCCTCACCCGCACGCGGCTTCTCACCGTGCCGGTCTACGACTACGTCCTCATGACCGAGCCGCTCACCGCCGAACAGAAGGCCGCGATCGGCTGGGAGGGCCGGCAGGGGATCGCCGACCTCGCCAACCAGTTCCACTACTACCGGCTCACCCGAGACGACCGGATCCTGTTCGGCGGATACGACGCGATCTACCACTACGGCCGGAAGGTGCGTCCGGCGTACGAGGAGCGGGCGTCGAGCTACCGAACCCTCGCGTCGCACTTCTTCACCACGTTCCCGCAGCTCGAGGGCCTGCGCTTCTCGCATCGGTGGTCGGGCCCCATCGACACGTGCTCGCGGTTCTGCGCGTTCTACGGCGTCGCCCGCGGCGGCACGGTCGCCTACGCGGCCGGCTTCACCGGCCTGGGCGTGGGCGCGACGCGCTTCGCCGCCGACGTGATGCTCGACCTGCTGGGCGGAACGCCCACCGAGCGCACCGAGTTGAAGATGGTGAAGGACAAGCCCATTCCCTTCCCGCCCGAGCCCGTGGCGGCGCTCGGTGTCACCCTCACCAAGTGGTCGCTCGACCGGGCCGACCACAACCAGGGGCGGCGGAACCTTTTGCTCCGCACACTCGATGCCGTCGGGATGGGATTCGATTCGTAG
- a CDS encoding dihydrofolate reductase family protein, translated as MSLVRMDLNISLDGIAATADQTPDNPFGEDWGRLVEAYTQTRTFREQVLHDTSGAGTAGLDDDYARGYFDGIGAEIMGAGKFGLHAHPDDPDWRGWWGEEPPFHTPVFVLTHTPRPPLEMQGGTTFTFLEASPPEALALAREAAGDRDVRIGGGPTMAREYLRAGLVDVLHVGITPIILDKGIRLWDELRGLDRDYEVSSEASSSGVVHVTFTRARSA; from the coding sequence ATGAGTCTCGTTCGCATGGACCTGAACATCTCGCTCGACGGCATCGCCGCCACGGCCGACCAGACGCCCGACAATCCCTTCGGCGAAGACTGGGGCCGCCTCGTCGAGGCCTACACGCAGACGCGCACCTTCCGCGAGCAGGTGCTGCACGACACCAGCGGCGCCGGCACGGCCGGGCTCGACGACGACTACGCCCGCGGCTACTTCGATGGGATCGGCGCCGAGATCATGGGCGCCGGCAAATTCGGCCTCCACGCCCACCCGGATGATCCGGACTGGCGCGGCTGGTGGGGCGAGGAACCGCCGTTCCACACGCCCGTGTTCGTCCTCACCCACACCCCGCGCCCGCCCCTCGAGATGCAGGGCGGCACCACCTTCACCTTCCTCGAGGCCTCCCCGCCCGAGGCCCTCGCCCTCGCGCGCGAGGCCGCGGGCGACAGGGACGTCCGCATCGGCGGTGGACCGACGATGGCCCGCGAGTACCTCCGCGCCGGACTCGTCGACGTGCTCCACGTGGGCATCACCCCGATCATCCTCGACAAGGGCATCCGCCTCTGGGACGAGCTGCGCGGCCTCGACCGCGACTACGAGGTGTCGTCCGAGGCCTCCTCGAGCGGCGTCGTGCACGTCACCTTCACCCGCGCGAGGAGCGCCTGA
- a CDS encoding MarR family winged helix-turn-helix transcriptional regulator, whose amino-acid sequence MPTRDDTAATPASAPAGLTASILGDDLSFLLARANALSLSAGNAALAVHDLKARSYAVLAAACATPPPSQRELADFLRLDPSQVVSLVDQLEQRGLVERRADPQDRRANAVVATAAGEALARDAQQTARRAEEAVHGDLDPDERRTLMALLRRLAFAS is encoded by the coding sequence ATGCCGACCCGGGATGACACCGCCGCCACGCCGGCCTCCGCGCCCGCCGGTCTCACGGCATCCATTCTCGGCGACGACCTCAGCTTCCTCCTTGCGCGCGCGAACGCCCTGTCGCTGAGCGCCGGCAACGCCGCCCTCGCCGTCCACGACCTGAAGGCCCGCTCCTACGCCGTCCTCGCCGCCGCCTGCGCCACCCCGCCGCCCTCGCAGCGCGAGCTCGCCGACTTCCTGCGCCTGGACCCCAGCCAGGTGGTTTCCCTCGTCGATCAGCTCGAGCAGCGCGGGCTCGTCGAACGCCGCGCCGATCCCCAGGACCGGCGCGCGAACGCGGTCGTCGCCACCGCCGCCGGCGAGGCCCTCGCCCGCGACGCGCAGCAGACCGCCCGGCGTGCCGAGGAGGCGGTGCACGGCGACCTCGACCCCGACGAGCGTCGGACCCTCATGGCGCTGCTGCGCCGCCTCGCCTTCGCCTCCTGA